A single region of the Sulfurimonas sp. genome encodes:
- a CDS encoding AraC family transcriptional regulator has protein sequence MESLFFNITSTKYRVTELLNSKNEYIKRVDISNGIFFLDIHVTQTKIQTHFKNLDRMVAICVVKEGALKIYDNIEKSEFYLNQNTINIVASSKQDLTITADESKTTDIFLLCIADFFLKRYLSTNPNEPIDFLYNLLQENITSKLINTQPIDALSLYIIDKIINIKSDSTMKSITCEHNILEFIIQRLNLLDMPDKHLADDELCISKNAKEILLKNFTKPPTIETLAHMCATNESKLKKVFKKVYKTTIYEYVQKLRLEKANLLLKEQLLNIGEIAKEVGYKHQGHFSKLFFQTYGVYPKDLLKKNS, from the coding sequence ATGGAGAGTCTGTTTTTTAATATTACCAGCACAAAATATAGAGTTACAGAACTTTTAAATAGTAAAAATGAGTATATTAAAAGAGTAGATATCTCAAACGGAATCTTTTTTTTAGACATACATGTAACTCAAACTAAAATCCAAACCCACTTTAAAAATCTTGATAGAATGGTAGCAATTTGTGTAGTAAAAGAGGGAGCTCTTAAGATATATGACAATATTGAAAAAAGTGAGTTTTATTTAAACCAAAACACCATAAACATAGTCGCTTCATCTAAACAAGATTTAACGATTACTGCGGATGAGAGCAAAACAACAGATATCTTTCTGCTCTGCATTGCAGATTTTTTTCTCAAAAGATATCTAAGTACAAACCCTAACGAGCCGATAGATTTTTTATACAATCTGCTTCAAGAAAATATTACCAGTAAACTTATAAACACCCAACCGATTGATGCTCTTAGCTTATATATAATTGATAAAATCATAAATATCAAGTCCGATTCTACTATGAAAAGCATCACATGTGAACATAATATTTTAGAGTTTATTATACAAAGGCTTAATCTGCTTGATATGCCGGATAAGCACTTAGCGGATGATGAGCTATGTATATCTAAAAATGCAAAAGAGATTCTGCTTAAAAATTTTACAAAACCGCCTACTATTGAGACACTTGCCCATATGTGCGCCACAAATGAATCCAAACTGAAAAAAGTTTTTAAAAAAGTATACAAAACCACCATTTATGAGTATGTGCAAAAGCTTCGCCTTGAAAAAGCAAATCTTCTTTTAAAAGAGCAGTTATTAAATATCGGCGAAATAGCAAAAGAGGTGGGATACAAACATCAAGGACACTTTTCAAAACTTTTTTTCCAAACATACGGAGTCTATCCAAAAGATTTACTTAAAAAAAATTCATAA